A genome region from Phycisphaerae bacterium includes the following:
- the groL gene encoding chaperonin GroEL (60 kDa chaperone family; promotes refolding of misfolded polypeptides especially under stressful conditions; forms two stacked rings of heptamers to form a barrel-shaped 14mer; ends can be capped by GroES; misfolded proteins enter the barrel where they are refolded when GroES binds) gives MAVKQLAFGEEARNSLLVGVEKLARAVKSTLGPRGRNAVIDKGWGAPSVTKDGVTVAEEVDLVDKYENMGALLVKEAASKTSDIAGDGTTTATVLTEAIYKEGLKNVIAGADNMALCRGIKQGVDVAVEQLAKLAKPVKVTAKSDLVSVGSISANNDRAIGELLAECFEKVGKDGVITVEEGKSADTYYDLVEGMQFDRGFLSPHFITDQDAMECVAEKAYLLIHEDKISSVTKLVPLLEKVAKTKRPLLIIAEDVEGEALATLVVNKLRGIVSVCAVKAPGYGDRRKAMLQDIAILTGGKCIMKDLGIDLDSVAISDLGQAKKIIVDNDNTTIIEGAGSTKEIQARIAQIRKEIDITTSDYDREKLQERLAKLSGGVAQINVGAATETELKEKKARIEDAMHATRAALEEGIVPGGGVALVRCVEAVEAVKADGDERTGVEIVAKSLSAPLRQIAENAGREGGVVLAKVQAKSGPFGYNADTDAYGDLVKDGVIDPAKVVRVALQNASSVARILLSTDCIITEKPKKADDNGHGHGHGGGMGGMGGMGGMDDMM, from the coding sequence ATGGCAGTGAAACAACTGGCGTTTGGAGAGGAGGCGCGCAACAGCCTGCTGGTCGGCGTGGAAAAGCTGGCCCGGGCGGTCAAGAGCACGCTGGGACCTCGCGGGCGTAACGCGGTCATCGACAAGGGCTGGGGCGCTCCCAGCGTCACCAAGGACGGCGTGACCGTGGCCGAGGAGGTCGATCTCGTCGACAAGTACGAGAACATGGGGGCCTTGCTGGTCAAGGAGGCGGCCAGCAAGACCAGCGACATCGCCGGTGACGGCACCACCACCGCCACCGTCCTGACCGAGGCCATCTACAAGGAAGGCCTCAAGAACGTGATCGCCGGGGCCGACAACATGGCTCTGTGCCGCGGGATCAAGCAGGGCGTCGACGTGGCCGTCGAGCAGCTCGCCAAGTTGGCCAAACCGGTCAAGGTGACCGCTAAGTCCGACTTGGTCAGCGTGGGCAGCATCTCGGCCAACAATGACCGGGCGATCGGCGAGCTCCTTGCCGAGTGCTTCGAGAAGGTCGGCAAGGACGGCGTGATCACGGTCGAGGAAGGCAAGAGCGCCGACACCTACTACGACCTGGTCGAGGGGATGCAGTTCGACCGCGGTTTCCTCAGCCCCCACTTCATCACCGACCAGGACGCGATGGAGTGCGTGGCGGAAAAAGCCTATCTGCTGATCCACGAAGACAAGATCTCCAGCGTGACCAAGTTGGTGCCGCTGCTCGAGAAGGTCGCCAAGACCAAGCGCCCGCTCCTGATCATCGCCGAGGACGTCGAGGGCGAGGCCCTGGCCACGCTGGTGGTCAACAAGCTGCGCGGAATTGTGAGTGTCTGTGCGGTCAAGGCCCCCGGCTACGGCGATCGCCGCAAGGCTATGCTGCAGGACATCGCCATTCTCACCGGCGGCAAGTGCATCATGAAGGACCTGGGCATCGATCTGGACAGCGTGGCCATCTCCGACCTGGGCCAAGCCAAGAAGATCATCGTCGATAACGACAATACCACGATCATCGAAGGCGCCGGCAGCACCAAGGAAATCCAAGCCCGCATCGCTCAGATCCGCAAGGAAATCGACATCACCACCAGCGACTACGATCGGGAGAAACTCCAGGAACGCCTGGCGAAACTGTCCGGCGGCGTGGCCCAGATCAACGTCGGGGCGGCCACCGAGACGGAGTTGAAGGAAAAGAAGGCCCGCATCGAGGACGCCATGCACGCGACCCGGGCGGCCCTGGAGGAAGGGATCGTCCCCGGCGGCGGCGTCGCCCTGGTACGGTGCGTCGAGGCGGTCGAGGCGGTCAAGGCCGATGGCGACGAGCGAACTGGCGTCGAGATCGTGGCCAAGTCGCTGTCAGCCCCGCTCCGTCAGATCGCGGAGAACGCCGGGCGCGAGGGCGGCGTGGTTCTCGCCAAGGTGCAGGCGAAGAGCGGCCCATTCGGCTACAACGCCGACACCGATGCCTACGGCGATTTGGTCAAAGACGGGGTCATCGACCCGGCCAAGGTGGTTCGCGTGGCCCTTCAGAACGCCAGCAGCGTGGCTCGCATCCTGCTCAGCACCGACTGCATCATTACCGAGAAGCCCAAGAAGGCCGACGACAATGGCCACGGACACGGACATGGCGGCGGCATGGGTGGCATGGGTGGCATGGGCGGCATGGACGACATGATGTAA
- the groES gene encoding co-chaperone GroES: MAKVNVKPLDDRVLVSQCEAEEKTAGGIVLPDTAKEKPQRGKIVATGPGKLLDSGERGKMSVSTGDEVFYGKYAGSDVEIDGTKYVILKETDILAIIDR, from the coding sequence ATGGCAAAGGTGAATGTGAAACCTCTCGATGACCGTGTTCTGGTGTCCCAATGCGAGGCCGAAGAGAAAACCGCGGGCGGCATCGTTCTGCCCGATACCGCCAAAGAGAAGCCGCAGCGAGGGAAGATTGTGGCGACCGGGCCCGGTAAACTGCTCGACAGCGGCGAGCGCGGCAAGATGAGCGTGAGCACCGGCGATGAGGTCTTCTACGGCAAGTACGCCGGCTCCGACGTCGAGATCGACGGCACGAAATACGTTATTCTTAAGGAAACCGATATCCTGGCGATCATCGATCGCTGA
- the groL gene encoding chaperonin GroEL (60 kDa chaperone family; promotes refolding of misfolded polypeptides especially under stressful conditions; forms two stacked rings of heptamers to form a barrel-shaped 14mer; ends can be capped by GroES; misfolded proteins enter the barrel where they are refolded when GroES binds) — MAKQMMYEDVARQRILQGVSKLAATVKVTLGPTGRNVILQKSFGLPRVTKDGVTVSKEIELPDPFENMGAKMVNEVASKTSDVAGDGTTTATVFAEAIYREGLKNVTAGANPMALKRGIDGAVAVAIESIKSQSVKVKGDDITKVGAISANGDAEVGKLLAQALDEVGTEGIIEIEEGKSLETEKEVVEGMQFDKGYISPYFMTNPNTLECVLEDAYILIHEKKLNSLRDLVPLLEKLVTTGKPLLIIAEDVEGEALAALVVNKLRGVLQVCAVKAPGFGDRRKALLGDLAILTNGKMISEDLGVKLENVQISDLGQAKKIVVDKDATTIIEGAGKKAEIKSRCDQLRSMIEKTTSDYDREKLQERLAKLTGGVAIIRVGGATEAEVKERKDLVEDAFHATRAAVEEGVVPGGGLVFLKAIAAVKKAGDKAIGDEKVGYDIIARVLEAPARQIADNSGIDGGVVVAEILENGCKTGYDARNAEFVDMLKAGIIDPTKVARSALENAASVAGLMLTTQVLLTSLKDEDKEKELAGAVR, encoded by the coding sequence ATGGCTAAACAGATGATGTACGAAGACGTCGCCCGCCAGAGGATCCTGCAAGGGGTCTCGAAACTGGCCGCGACAGTCAAGGTGACGCTGGGTCCAACGGGCCGGAACGTGATTCTCCAGAAATCGTTCGGACTGCCCCGCGTGACCAAGGACGGCGTGACGGTCAGCAAGGAGATCGAGCTGCCCGATCCGTTCGAGAACATGGGCGCCAAGATGGTCAACGAGGTCGCCAGTAAGACCAGCGATGTGGCCGGCGACGGAACCACCACGGCCACGGTCTTCGCCGAAGCGATCTACCGCGAGGGACTCAAGAACGTGACCGCGGGGGCCAATCCGATGGCCCTCAAGCGAGGCATCGACGGCGCGGTCGCGGTTGCGATCGAGAGCATCAAGAGCCAGTCGGTGAAGGTCAAGGGCGACGACATCACCAAGGTCGGCGCGATCAGCGCAAACGGCGACGCCGAGGTGGGCAAGCTGCTCGCTCAGGCCCTCGACGAGGTCGGCACGGAAGGCATCATCGAGATCGAGGAAGGCAAGAGCCTCGAGACCGAGAAGGAAGTGGTCGAAGGCATGCAGTTCGACAAGGGCTACATCTCCCCCTATTTCATGACCAATCCGAACACGCTTGAGTGCGTGCTGGAAGATGCCTACATCCTCATTCACGAGAAGAAGCTCAACAGCCTGCGCGATCTGGTGCCGCTGCTCGAGAAGCTCGTGACCACCGGAAAGCCCCTGCTGATCATCGCCGAAGACGTCGAAGGCGAAGCCCTCGCCGCCTTGGTGGTGAACAAGCTGCGCGGCGTACTGCAGGTGTGCGCCGTCAAGGCTCCCGGCTTCGGTGATCGACGCAAGGCCCTGCTGGGTGATCTGGCCATCCTGACCAACGGCAAGATGATCAGCGAGGACCTGGGCGTGAAACTCGAAAACGTCCAGATCTCCGATCTGGGGCAGGCCAAGAAGATCGTGGTCGACAAGGACGCCACGACCATTATCGAGGGCGCCGGCAAGAAGGCGGAAATCAAGTCGCGCTGTGACCAGCTCCGCTCGATGATCGAGAAGACCACCAGCGACTACGACCGCGAGAAGCTCCAGGAGCGGCTGGCCAAGTTGACCGGCGGCGTGGCCATCATTCGCGTCGGCGGAGCGACCGAGGCCGAGGTCAAGGAACGCAAAGACCTCGTCGAGGACGCGTTCCACGCTACCCGTGCGGCCGTCGAAGAGGGCGTCGTGCCCGGCGGCGGGTTGGTCTTCCTGAAGGCCATCGCCGCAGTCAAGAAGGCCGGTGACAAGGCCATCGGCGACGAGAAGGTCGGTTACGACATCATCGCCCGCGTCTTGGAGGCCCCGGCCCGCCAAATTGCCGATAACTCAGGTATCGATGGCGGCGTGGTCGTGGCCGAGATCCTCGAGAACGGCTGCAAGACCGGCTACGATGCCCGAAACGCGGAATTCGTTGACATGCTTAAGGCCGGCATCATCGACCCGACCAAGGTCGCCCGCTCGGCCCTGGAAAACGCGGCCAGCGTCGCCGGCCTGATGCTGACCACCCAGGTTCTCCTCACCAGTCTGAAGGACGAGGACAAGGAGAAAGAACTGGCCGGGGCAGTTCGGTAA